One window of the Paraburkholderia sp. PGU19 genome contains the following:
- the urtC gene encoding urea ABC transporter permease subunit UrtC, with translation MTSATSPASTSVDARSDAPASERERLEGFALGLPPRPALLSRRAWQCLIALIIAIGLGVPFTALVLPETSAFHLSAYAMTLTGKLMCYAISALALDLVWGYCGILSLGHGLFFALGGYAIGMYLMRAIGHDGKYGSDLPDFMVFLDWHQLPWYWEGTQHLGYALLLVVLVPAVIAWVFGFFTFRSRVKGVYLSIITQAMTFAAMLLFYRNETGFGGNNGFTDFKRIAGYPITHAGTRTALFLLTFAVLVLAFIGARAIVTSKLGRVVTAVRDGETRLMFLGYSPLAYKLFVWTVSAVLCGIAGALYVPQVGIINPGEMSPGNSIEMAIWVAVGGRGTLIGPIIGAFAVNGAKSFFTAYFAEYWLFFLGLIFVLVPLLLPNGIMGLFELATRKRNR, from the coding sequence ATGACATCCGCGACTTCTCCCGCTTCCACCTCCGTCGATGCGCGCAGCGACGCTCCGGCGAGCGAACGCGAGCGCCTCGAAGGCTTCGCGCTCGGCTTGCCGCCGCGCCCTGCCCTGCTGTCGCGGCGCGCGTGGCAATGTCTGATTGCGCTGATCATCGCGATCGGGCTGGGTGTGCCGTTCACGGCGCTGGTGCTGCCGGAAACGAGCGCATTCCATTTGTCCGCGTATGCGATGACGCTGACAGGCAAGCTGATGTGCTACGCGATCTCTGCGCTCGCGCTCGATCTCGTCTGGGGTTACTGCGGCATCCTGAGCCTCGGGCATGGCCTGTTCTTCGCGCTCGGCGGCTACGCGATCGGCATGTACCTGATGCGCGCGATCGGCCATGACGGCAAGTATGGCAGCGACCTGCCCGACTTCATGGTGTTTCTCGACTGGCATCAGCTGCCGTGGTACTGGGAAGGCACGCAGCATCTCGGGTACGCGCTGTTGCTCGTGGTGCTGGTGCCAGCCGTGATCGCTTGGGTGTTCGGCTTCTTCACGTTCCGCTCGCGCGTGAAGGGCGTGTATCTGTCGATCATCACGCAGGCGATGACCTTCGCCGCGATGCTGCTGTTCTATCGCAACGAGACGGGCTTTGGCGGCAACAACGGTTTCACCGATTTCAAGCGGATCGCGGGCTATCCGATCACGCATGCCGGCACGCGGACCGCGCTCTTTCTACTGACGTTCGCGGTGCTCGTGCTTGCGTTCATCGGCGCGCGCGCGATCGTGACGTCGAAGCTCGGACGCGTCGTGACGGCCGTGCGTGACGGCGAGACGCGGTTGATGTTCCTCGGCTACAGCCCGCTTGCGTACAAGCTGTTCGTGTGGACGGTGTCGGCCGTGCTGTGCGGGATTGCGGGGGCGCTGTATGTGCCGCAGGTCGGCATCATCAATCCGGGCGAGATGTCGCCGGGCAACTCGATTGAAATGGCGATCTGGGTGGCGGTCGGCGGGCGCGGCACGCTGATCGGGCCGATCATTGGCGCATTCGCGGTGAATGGCGCGAAGAGTTTTTTCACGGCTTATTTTGCGGAGTACTGGCTGTTCTTTCTGGGGTTGATCTTCGTGCTCGTGCCGTTGCT